A window of Schistocerca serialis cubense isolate TAMUIC-IGC-003099 chromosome 1, iqSchSeri2.2, whole genome shotgun sequence genomic DNA:
AACAAGAACACAATTAATAGTGTATGACATCAATGGATACAAATTAAAAATGTAGTTCAACTTTACAgatgcaactgtggtgcactatTATACACACACATCTATTGCAattcaagaaaagaataagaaTTACTGTCGTGAATACAGGTTTACCTTTAACTGAAATATGCTGTACACATTTGTAATTGTTTGGTATGAGTGATACAAAATTTCTTCAGCCTTAAGATGTATATGTTTCGTTTTGTTAGGTTATGCAACTTTTACTAGAGATTAGTCGCGTGATGCGATACATGTGAAAGTGGCTGCAGATATTAACTTCACGCTGCTGATATAACACTATTCCGTTCCGACCCCTACAGAATACATGCATGTAAACCATTTCGTTCAATCACTTGGAAATCAAGTTGCACGTGTTCCACCACATTTGGAGCTCAAATGAGTAAAACACAGTACATGGTGGTTTGGGATGCGCAACTATCCAAGTATAAATGAGAATTAACAACAACCACTGTACGACAtaaccaaacattctcaattgcatGGATATTGTCGTGTACAGCTCTCTCATCTAAGATATGTGTCAAGGGAAGCATTGAGAAAGACGATTTGGTTACGCAAAAAAGTGTTAACTATTCAAATCGCAGTTGATGTAGCCCAGCGACTGATTAGTTTTCCTATGTTTTCATACCCAAATCCGTCATACACAATAACGAATTGCAATGATCTGATCGTCACTGATACACAAACGCTTAAATTTCAACTAATCGTTTACTACTGTTACAACTGTTATAAACAACAACACAGTTCTACAAATTTACTTACCTTGCGAAGCATTTTCCCATTTATTGCGTCCTTTGTCGATATTCGCCATGATGCTTTACTTGCCATAACCAAGAGTATAGCCTGCCAAGCGCAGAGCACTATCGATAGTCGAAAATACGCAGAACCATGGTGATTGCCAATCAACTAAGTGGAGAGTGTTTTCGTTTCGACTGTGAAATTCCCTACCGGGAATTCAAATTTTTCGTACAGAGCGCCAATTTATTGACAGATCGAAGTTATGAAACACCATGGTTACTTCATCACGTAGctgaaatgcatttgattttaaGGCAGGCTGATATCACACCACCAGTAATTCATTGACTGGCGCCTCTGAATGTCTTGTAAAAGCGGAGATGTAAATAGTGGGCTGTTCACCCTTTCCGCAATGAAACTGAATTAGTGCAATCTAAATGTTCATGGCAAAATTTTTATTCGTGATCGATATATGTAAGCGTTATACCTTCTTTCCTGATACACACGTTGCGAGACTACCGACTAcattatataaatgaataaattgTAACTCTTAAACTTAAATTATTGTTTTCTAAAATATAATGGATTTTACTAGAAAACAAGTATTTGCCCCTGGAAGGACGTTTTCCTCAATCCGTTCGACTTACAGAACCCAGCCAGAACCAGAACCAGCTGTTGATGGAGAGATAGTGATCTCTCACACGATGTAAGTAACAATTAAAGGACAGATCTTACGACCCAACTAATATGAATGATAGCTTGAACAATTTCTTCTCTTTACAGGCAACTCAAAAAAGAGTTGTTGTGTGTAAAGTACACACCAGCATCTGAATATATAGCTGCTGGATTTAATGATGGTCAGATAGGCATTTTTAGCTCACACCAAGGGAAGAAATATTTCCTCACAGATGATGATATAAGACAATCTGGTTCCCCAATTACAGATCTTAAACACCGACTTTATCAAGACACAGGAAATAGAAGAACAATCACTGCCACTTGTAAGAATCAAACAGTATGTTACAagtaatggtaaaaaaaaaatctgttttcaacGAACAATTTGTAAAGCTAATATTTGAAGTCGGCAAGATAGTCTGAGGAATACATAATAACTATGAACCCATCTTATTGTTTGGTATATACATCCAGTTAAAATGAGATATTTATAAGAGTTTTTAGTGTTACAGGAAGTATTGCATTTTGATAATTTTGTAAAGGACATTCTTCAGAAACTGAAACGCGTCACTGTTATCATCTATGAGACAAGCAAGACTTAGCTTTTAAATTGACTCAAGTTCCATTGCTTTACACTTGTAGAATGTAAGTAATAAGTACAAAAAGAGCATTTTGGCCAAGTTGCTAATACTATTTGTGTCAACAATTCATAGATGTAGATGGACGTGTTAAATGTTGGGACTACAACAAGAACGATTGCATTTACACAATTCCAGAGCACAGAATTACACTTGGCCTAGCATATCATCACAGCAAACCAAAATTTGTTACTGTTGGTGACGATGCAAAAGTATTTTTATATGatgaagaaacaaaaaaacaagaaatgtTTTTCCAGGCCAGGTTAGTACatcagaaatttctgtgaatgttttTAGTGAAAAGTTGGATTTTTTGCTGtaaaaattatgtataaaaattaatgtaaagccAAGAAAGCAGTGTGCTTGTTTATAGTTGTATGTGGCAATagttatgttactattattttatttaaaagcatTTT
This region includes:
- the LOC126476635 gene encoding uncharacterized protein LOC126476635; this encodes MDFTRKQVFAPGRTFSSIRSTYRTQPEPEPAVDGEIVISHTMQLKKELLCVKYTPASEYIAAGFNDGQIGIFSSHQGKKYFLTDDDIRQSGSPITDLKHRLYQDTGNRRTITATYVDGRVKCWDYNKNDCIYTIPEHRITLGLAYHHSKPKFVTVGDDAKVFLYDEETKKQEMFFQASESPIYMDGHTSRIFAARFHPQLNYEFITGGWDSTVQFWDMRQPHSIRYLFGAHVCGDGLDISIDGNEILTCCWQKENPLQLWDYTSGKLITNSQPDLQNAMLYCGKWISNDLIVCGGSSPNLLRIVDRRLMVVRFFYLQIIQQYFTEAIDKLLLEST